A single region of the Pontimicrobium sp. SW4 genome encodes:
- a CDS encoding gliding motility-associated C-terminal domain-containing protein produces MKRSTKSSHIIIIILGFILIQSIDINAQVLDPFTSRYTESIRGDITIIGNNMMSRHSINDYNGIDGNHDFTDNVYVDIDNDITTFNSSSANFNNPNPLLNCLTIRKAYLYWAAADKETNGNDNEPNWNYNDVKLMLPGENTYTTYTADDVIYRGRDNHFSNDPYICVKDITTEVLNLASQYGTYQVANVEGSINDLMEHLPGGNAGTSGGWQIIYVYSSPDLNMKNISIFDGYAHVTSNDNNFDVNFNGFQTTPTGPVNTRIAIGSLEGDRDLDGDKLQILDTSNNFIDLNTPLRNSDNFFNSRITIDNTDFLDRIPASTNTLGFDAAVFNLDNTNNTIIGNNQSSATIRLTSDQETYGFYLLGLSVDVWAPSLYPIRLSSDAQNNLVNADQNVILDFNFSNTGNDDAINVVLNTTLPNNLEFISANNLPNGVTYTYDNNTRILQFFVEDGLVDIGDPEIAIQFEVQIKDECYFLEQSCDLNFELQITATYNGINNPTPHTTLSSSDLDVCHLGNVLPITIIQPDAAIWANPPGDLDRLVDCENINELSAAQNLFPTTDKCDFNLIKTSGPFVPGNGCGDPGTYTNTWTFTDACGRTIADYVQVISVVSNSGPVFDVFPNDITIECTDTPNFVQPTFSNSCNNSINLTFVDTTTPGACDGDYTITRTWTAVDECGNTSNASQTITVEDTTAPTLIGTYNTELSITCELPPEPPNLEFTDNCSSDLEVIFYEDIVSIDFTNFDIIRTWEVYDDCANMNTYTQVIHMETIKSTTSTQLNLCANDTLVDLNNYVPTGSNGYWENTNVNLLNNMVLDPSILTEGTYTFTYVSTSNQCVEVIEIIANIGGDCEETDKCIRSTFDVDISKLVTPNGDLKNQTFDVAYVLNPNKISSNDCDIIVKVKVFNRWGTKVFESVNYNNRWTGTAGGVGGADILPNGTYYYVVTLENSGLKPIQGYILLGTEQ; encoded by the coding sequence ATGAAAAGAAGTACTAAATCGAGTCACATTATTATTATCATATTGGGTTTTATTTTAATTCAAAGTATAGATATTAATGCGCAAGTACTAGATCCTTTTACTTCAAGATATACTGAATCAATACGAGGAGACATCACTATTATTGGTAATAATATGATGTCTAGGCATTCAATAAATGACTATAATGGTATTGATGGCAATCATGACTTTACAGACAATGTGTATGTTGACATTGATAATGATATTACAACTTTTAACTCAAGTAGCGCAAATTTCAATAACCCTAACCCATTATTAAACTGCTTAACAATTAGAAAAGCATATTTATATTGGGCTGCTGCCGACAAAGAGACTAATGGTAATGATAATGAACCTAATTGGAATTATAATGATGTTAAATTAATGCTTCCGGGAGAAAACACATATACTACCTATACAGCAGACGATGTTATCTATAGAGGCCGTGATAATCATTTTAGCAACGATCCATATATATGTGTAAAAGATATAACTACTGAGGTTCTAAATTTAGCATCACAATATGGTACATATCAAGTTGCAAATGTTGAAGGAAGCATAAATGATTTAATGGAGCATCTACCAGGAGGAAATGCTGGAACTTCTGGAGGATGGCAAATAATTTATGTTTACAGTAGTCCAGATTTAAACATGAAGAACATCAGTATTTTTGATGGTTATGCACATGTTACTAGTAACGACAATAATTTTGATGTAAATTTTAATGGTTTTCAAACTACACCAACAGGCCCTGTAAATACAAGAATTGCTATTGGTTCACTAGAAGGTGATAGAGATTTAGATGGAGATAAATTACAAATTTTGGACACTTCAAATAATTTTATTGATTTAAATACACCTTTAAGAAATTCAGATAATTTTTTTAATAGTAGAATCACCATTGATAATACTGACTTTTTAGATAGAATCCCAGCTAGTACTAATACTCTTGGATTTGATGCTGCGGTATTTAATCTAGACAATACCAATAACACAATTATTGGAAACAATCAATCATCAGCCACAATAAGACTAACCTCAGATCAAGAAACATATGGTTTTTACCTTCTTGGATTATCTGTGGATGTTTGGGCTCCAAGTTTATATCCTATTCGACTTTCTAGCGATGCTCAAAACAACTTAGTAAATGCAGATCAAAATGTAATCTTAGATTTTAATTTTTCAAACACTGGCAATGATGATGCAATAAATGTTGTGCTTAATACTACTCTGCCTAACAATCTTGAATTCATCTCTGCAAACAACCTACCTAATGGCGTTACATATACTTACGATAATAACACCCGAATTTTACAATTTTTTGTAGAAGATGGATTAGTAGATATTGGAGATCCAGAAATAGCAATACAATTTGAAGTTCAAATAAAAGATGAATGCTACTTTCTTGAACAGAGTTGTGATTTAAATTTTGAATTACAAATAACAGCAACTTACAATGGTATAAATAATCCTACACCACATACAACTTTAAGCTCAAGCGATCTAGATGTTTGTCATTTAGGAAATGTTTTACCAATAACTATTATACAACCAGATGCTGCTATTTGGGCAAATCCTCCTGGAGATCTTGACAGACTTGTAGATTGTGAAAACATTAATGAACTATCGGCTGCACAAAATTTATTTCCAACGACAGATAAATGTGATTTTAACTTGATAAAAACAAGTGGTCCATTCGTCCCTGGTAATGGTTGTGGAGACCCAGGCACATATACTAATACATGGACCTTTACTGATGCTTGTGGTAGAACTATTGCAGATTATGTGCAAGTGATTTCTGTAGTGAGTAATTCAGGTCCAGTTTTTGACGTATTTCCAAATGATATTACTATAGAGTGTACCGATACTCCAAACTTTGTTCAACCTACTTTTTCTAATAGCTGCAACAACTCTATTAATCTAACTTTTGTTGATACAACTACCCCTGGAGCTTGTGATGGCGATTACACAATAACTCGAACATGGACAGCTGTTGATGAATGTGGAAATACATCTAACGCAAGTCAAACAATAACTGTTGAAGATACAACAGCTCCAACATTAATTGGGACTTATAATACTGAATTATCTATTACATGCGAATTACCTCCAGAACCTCCAAACTTAGAGTTCACAGACAATTGTTCTAGCGATTTGGAAGTTATTTTTTATGAAGATATTGTGTCAATTGATTTTACCAATTTTGATATTATTAGAACTTGGGAAGTCTATGATGATTGTGCAAATATGAATACATATACGCAAGTTATTCACATGGAAACCATAAAATCGACTACTTCGACCCAACTTAACTTATGTGCAAACGATACTCTAGTAGATTTAAACAACTATGTTCCTACTGGAAGTAATGGATATTGGGAAAATACAAATGTGAATTTGTTAAACAATATGGTATTAGACCCATCTATTTTAACTGAAGGCACTTATACATTTACTTATGTATCAACTAGCAATCAATGTGTAGAAGTAATAGAAATTATAGCAAACATTGGTGGAGATTGTGAAGAAACCGATAAGTGTATTAGATCTACTTTTGATGTAGATATTTCTAAACTGGTAACACCAAATGGTGATTTAAAGAATCAAACATTCGATGTTGCTTATGTTTTAAATCCAAATAAAATTAGCAGTAACGATTGCGATATTATTGTTAAAGTAAAAGTGTTTAATCGCTGGGGAACAAAAGTATTTGAATCTGTTAATTATAATAATAGATGGACAGGCACAGCTGGAGGTGTTGGTGGAGCAGATATCTTACCTAATGGCACTTATTACTATGTAGTAACACTTGAAAATAGCGGCTTAAAACCAATACAAGGATATATCCTTTTAGGAACCGAACAGTAA